A single region of the Hoeflea prorocentri genome encodes:
- a CDS encoding winged helix-turn-helix transcriptional regulator, which yields MSILKAMHDGVPGRQAPLLVASGASRTAFASSLAHLVELGILERNPGHGHPLRPEFRLTEEGMRFAKMADMIAGALPDESGQSLLRRTWTLPVLAVSGRPRRFVDIKSDLSPITDRALSQSLQKLEARHWLHREIDIASHPPRPIYQAANEGIAISNAISGLL from the coding sequence TTGAGCATCCTCAAAGCGATGCATGACGGTGTGCCGGGGCGTCAGGCGCCGCTTCTTGTGGCGTCCGGTGCAAGCCGCACAGCCTTTGCAAGCAGCCTGGCGCATCTAGTTGAACTCGGGATTCTGGAGCGCAATCCCGGACATGGCCACCCGCTGAGACCGGAATTCAGGTTGACCGAGGAAGGAATGAGGTTTGCGAAGATGGCAGATATGATCGCCGGGGCTTTGCCGGATGAATCCGGACAGTCCCTGCTTCGCCGTACATGGACGCTTCCCGTCCTTGCCGTCAGCGGTCGGCCCCGCCGTTTCGTCGACATCAAGAGCGACCTGTCCCCCATAACCGACCGGGCGCTTTCCCAATCGCTTCAAAAACTGGAGGCGCGGCATTGGCTGCACCGCGAGATCGACATCGCATCGCACCCGCCGCGGCCGATCTATCAGGCCGCGAATGAGGGCATTGCAATCAGCAACGCGATCAGCGGTCTTCTGTGA
- the phoU gene encoding phosphate signaling complex protein PhoU: MNENNSSNQLAAHTVSAYDEDLQFLVRRIAEMGGIAERMLEESVAALVNGDAALSQKVISDDLVLDDAERQIGEKAVLIIAKRQPMAADLRDIIGSIRIAADLERVGDMAKNIAKRVLAVHGMAQPKKLVRGLDHLAELALTQLKEVLDAYSSRSPELASSIRQRDDEIDAIYTSLFRELLTYMMEDPRNITACTHLLFCAKNIERIGDHATNIAETVYYISTGSQLSNERPKDDETTSVGAEEE, translated from the coding sequence ATGAACGAAAACAATTCCAGTAATCAGCTCGCCGCTCACACGGTCTCGGCCTATGACGAGGATCTGCAGTTTCTCGTGCGCCGCATCGCAGAGATGGGCGGGATTGCCGAGCGTATGCTTGAGGAATCCGTCGCCGCGCTCGTCAATGGCGATGCCGCGCTCTCGCAAAAGGTCATTTCCGACGATCTGGTTCTTGACGATGCCGAGCGACAGATCGGCGAGAAAGCGGTTTTGATCATCGCCAAGCGTCAGCCCATGGCGGCGGATCTGCGCGACATTATAGGGTCGATCCGCATTGCCGCCGATCTGGAACGGGTCGGCGACATGGCAAAGAACATCGCCAAACGTGTGCTCGCCGTCCATGGCATGGCGCAGCCGAAGAAGCTGGTGCGCGGCCTCGATCACCTTGCCGAGCTGGCTCTAACGCAGCTGAAAGAAGTGCTCGACGCCTATTCGTCCCGCTCGCCGGAACTCGCCAGTTCCATTCGTCAGCGCGACGACGAGATCGACGCAATATATACGTCCCTTTTCCGTGAGCTGCTCACCTATATGATGGAAGATCCGCGCAACATAACCGCCTGTACGCATCTCCTGTTTTGCGCAAAGAACATCGAGCGGATCGGCGACCACGCCACCAATATTGCCGAGACGGTCTACTACATCAGCACCGGCTCGCAACTGTCGAACGAGCGGCCCAAGGACGATGAAACCACGTCTGTGGGCGCCGAGGAAGAGTAG
- a CDS encoding alpha/beta hydrolase — MAQVKFSGPLPLSLASFMTLNRIAIGVMARHLIGRRIAPDWDWQTEIGIRFWRHQFTKAMNHKDIGQGRAIYDSLQTETDDIYPVQTRDCDRPKGRWFYPDGITSDAVLLYLHGGGYTFNGPNSDRFAAMLAHHAGARLFMPLYRLTPDHPHPAQAEDALAAWRFVGKHAPAEKTVVIGDSAGGHMALTLLQSLKQERLAQPALCIALCPWTDIGARGRSLTDNNRYDLVQGWMALRFGEWLDPEGRYGREALSPISHDYAGLAPIYMQAGGREMLRDMIIDFAEVQAGNGADIMLDIWDDMPHDFQAYGSTKASSAKALARIRDAVHGHVDGGKLLATLPEITRTAHGCFDRGSGL, encoded by the coding sequence ATGGCACAGGTGAAATTTTCCGGCCCCCTCCCCTTGAGCCTCGCAAGCTTCATGACCCTCAACCGGATCGCGATTGGCGTCATGGCCCGCCATCTGATCGGCCGCAGAATAGCGCCCGACTGGGACTGGCAGACGGAAATCGGCATCCGTTTCTGGCGGCACCAGTTCACGAAGGCGATGAACCACAAGGATATCGGACAAGGCCGGGCGATCTATGACAGCCTGCAGACCGAGACGGACGACATTTATCCGGTCCAGACAAGGGATTGCGATAGGCCGAAGGGACGCTGGTTTTATCCCGACGGGATCACGAGCGATGCCGTCCTGCTTTACCTTCATGGCGGCGGTTACACGTTCAACGGGCCGAACAGCGATCGCTTCGCGGCGATGCTTGCCCATCATGCCGGGGCGCGTCTGTTCATGCCGCTCTACCGGCTGACGCCGGACCATCCCCACCCGGCGCAGGCTGAAGACGCGCTGGCGGCCTGGCGGTTTGTCGGCAAGCACGCGCCCGCCGAAAAGACGGTGGTGATCGGCGACAGCGCCGGCGGCCATATGGCGTTGACGCTGCTGCAAAGTCTCAAACAGGAACGTCTCGCGCAGCCGGCGCTTTGCATCGCGCTTTGCCCGTGGACCGATATCGGCGCGCGTGGCCGGAGCCTGACAGACAACAACCGGTACGATCTCGTCCAGGGCTGGATGGCGCTGCGCTTCGGCGAATGGCTGGACCCTGAAGGCCGTTATGGCCGTGAGGCCCTTTCGCCGATCAGCCATGACTACGCCGGGCTCGCGCCGATCTACATGCAGGCGGGCGGGCGCGAAATGCTGCGCGACATGATCATCGACTTCGCCGAGGTTCAGGCCGGGAACGGCGCGGATATCATGCTCGATATCTGGGATGACATGCCGCATGATTTCCAGGCCTATGGCAGCACCAAGGCTTCATCGGCCAAGGCGCTGGCGCGCATTCGCGACGCGGTTCATGGTCATGTCGACGGCGGCAAGCTGCTTGCAACGCTGCCCGAGATCACCCGCACGGCACATGGGTGTTTTGATCGCGGTTCAGGCCTTTGA
- a CDS encoding RidA family protein, which translates to MKMEHITSAKAHDLKSRYAQCVAVSGHSRTIYVSGQIPVRPDGTVPETFKEQAEQAWANVEAQLKAAGLGLENIVRHTTYLSDRKYRAENSLVRKAVLGGHEPALTVIIAGIFDEAWLLEIEAVAAG; encoded by the coding sequence ATGAAAATGGAACACATCACATCCGCAAAAGCTCACGATCTGAAAAGCCGATATGCCCAGTGTGTCGCCGTTTCCGGTCATTCACGAACCATCTATGTGAGCGGGCAAATCCCGGTGCGGCCCGACGGAACGGTGCCGGAGACCTTCAAGGAGCAGGCCGAGCAGGCCTGGGCGAATGTCGAGGCACAGCTCAAGGCGGCCGGCCTCGGATTGGAAAACATCGTCCGCCACACGACCTATCTGTCGGACCGCAAATACAGGGCCGAAAACAGCCTCGTGCGCAAAGCGGTGCTCGGCGGGCATGAGCCGGCCTTGACGGTGATCATTGCCGGGATTTTTGACGAAGCCTGGCTGCTGGAAATCGAAGCGGTGGCCGCCGGATGA
- a CDS encoding VOC family protein: MAVVKLNNEITFALSVRDRHASAKWYEDMLGFELVHHIDEAGWSEVKTMTEGVTLGLGEQTEPVPGNAVPVFGIDDITTARNALEAAGVKFDGPTDTVEGMVSTATFYDPDGNAFMLAQDLTR; encoded by the coding sequence ATGGCTGTCGTAAAACTGAATAACGAAATCACCTTTGCGCTGTCGGTCCGCGACCGGCATGCGAGCGCGAAATGGTATGAGGACATGCTTGGATTTGAGCTGGTACATCACATCGACGAGGCCGGGTGGAGCGAAGTCAAGACAATGACGGAAGGCGTTACGCTGGGATTGGGCGAGCAGACGGAACCGGTTCCCGGAAATGCCGTTCCGGTCTTCGGCATCGACGACATCACAACAGCGCGCAATGCGCTGGAGGCTGCTGGCGTCAAATTCGACGGACCAACCGATACGGTCGAAGGCATGGTCAGCACCGCGACCTTCTACGACCCAGACGGCAATGCCTTCATGTTGGCACAGGACCTGACGCGGTAG
- the pstA gene encoding phosphate ABC transporter permease PstA, with protein MTDATSAAAPASGASPFKRDIGIKRRYAAERRFRAYGLIAICLGLSFLVILLWSVFSKGYTAFVQTSINLPITFSESVIEPDGERDMNKLLTANYPRLARDAIVKELGVDPDDKSAVRDAGKMVSAGVRSQLRDMVLADPTIIGRTVPVWVLASGDVDSALKGQIDLSVDEKRRKVNDRQVGWMNTLVQDGAMKERFNTGLFVNGASSRPETAGVGVAIIGSLYMMLIVLVLALPIGVAASIYLEEFAPKNRWSDLIEVNINNLAAVPSIVFGLLGLAVFINFAGLPRSASLVGGLVLTLMTLPTIIIATRAALKAVPPSIRSAALGVGASKTQTVFHHVLPLAAPGILTGTIIGLAQALGETAPLLLIGMVAFVVGYPASPMDPATALPVQIFMWANEAERAFVERTSGAIIILLLFLAVMNITAIILRRRFERRW; from the coding sequence ATGACGGATGCAACCTCAGCTGCCGCACCGGCGTCGGGCGCATCTCCCTTCAAGCGCGACATCGGCATCAAACGGCGCTACGCAGCCGAAAGACGCTTCCGCGCCTATGGGCTCATCGCAATCTGCCTCGGGCTTTCGTTCCTGGTGATCCTGCTCTGGTCGGTTTTCTCTAAGGGCTACACGGCCTTCGTGCAGACATCGATCAACCTGCCCATCACCTTCAGCGAGAGTGTTATTGAACCCGACGGCGAAAGGGACATGAACAAGCTGCTGACGGCAAATTATCCGCGTTTGGCACGTGATGCCATCGTCAAGGAGTTGGGTGTTGATCCCGATGACAAGTCGGCTGTACGCGACGCCGGCAAGATGGTGTCTGCCGGTGTACGCAGCCAGTTGCGCGACATGGTTCTGGCGGATCCGACGATTATCGGCAGAACGGTTCCCGTCTGGGTGCTGGCTTCCGGCGATGTCGATTCCGCTCTCAAGGGACAGATTGACCTCAGCGTCGATGAAAAACGCCGCAAGGTGAACGACCGGCAGGTCGGCTGGATGAACACGCTGGTCCAAGACGGCGCCATGAAAGAGCGCTTCAATACTGGCCTCTTCGTCAATGGCGCATCAAGCCGTCCGGAGACGGCAGGTGTCGGCGTTGCGATCATCGGATCGCTTTATATGATGCTGATTGTGTTGGTGCTGGCTTTGCCGATCGGGGTTGCCGCATCAATCTATCTTGAAGAATTTGCGCCCAAGAACCGCTGGTCGGACCTCATCGAGGTAAACATCAACAATCTGGCGGCCGTGCCGTCAATCGTCTTCGGCCTGCTCGGCCTTGCCGTGTTCATCAATTTTGCCGGCCTGCCGCGCTCCGCTTCGCTGGTCGGTGGACTGGTCCTGACGCTGATGACGCTGCCGACCATCATCATTGCGACACGGGCGGCACTCAAGGCGGTCCCGCCGTCCATTCGCTCCGCAGCGCTGGGTGTCGGCGCCTCCAAGACGCAGACAGTCTTCCATCATGTCCTGCCACTTGCCGCGCCGGGCATCCTGACCGGTACGATTATCGGCCTTGCGCAGGCGCTTGGCGAAACGGCGCCGTTGCTGCTTATCGGCATGGTTGCCTTTGTTGTCGGCTATCCAGCCAGTCCCATGGATCCGGCCACGGCATTGCCGGTTCAGATCTTCATGTGGGCCAATGAGGCCGAGCGGGCCTTTGTCGAAAGGACATCGGGAGCGATCATCATTCTGCTCCTGTTCCTCGCCGTGATGAACATCACGGCCATTATACTGCGCAGGCGGTTCGAGCGCCGCTGGTAG
- a CDS encoding PepSY domain-containing protein, whose amino-acid sequence MKTATLLLASALALTGATAYAAVAQGDVIGTSETEIRARLESAGYTVEKIVFEDDEIEVEAFYKGAEMEIELSRATGAVLEIEAEDDDEDDD is encoded by the coding sequence ATGAAAACCGCAACACTTCTCCTCGCATCCGCGCTCGCCCTTACGGGCGCCACTGCCTACGCAGCAGTCGCGCAAGGCGATGTCATCGGCACCTCCGAGACGGAGATCCGCGCCAGGCTGGAAAGCGCCGGATACACCGTTGAGAAGATCGTGTTCGAAGATGACGAGATCGAGGTGGAAGCGTTTTACAAGGGCGCCGAGATGGAGATTGAGCTGTCGCGCGCCACCGGCGCCGTTCTGGAGATCGAGGCCGAAGACGACGATGAGGACGATGACTAA
- a CDS encoding dihydrolipoyl dehydrogenase family protein: MNSKFDIVIIGGGNAGFGVSAVVSEAGKSIAFIEERDFGGTCPNRGCTPKKVLVAAAHSLHEIELAHTHGIDVGKPKLNWEKLIDRKDDMIGFIPDAMKGVAEKRGSVFRGHARFTGPNTVEVDGTLIEGENIVIATGSKPRPLNIPGAGLMITSDEVLSEKQQPDEVVFVGGGVIAMEFSHVYARAGTKVTILEAMPQLLPRMDEDAVAAIRAETERLGVTIKTDVNVREISTSGGRLKVAYSHDGGDHQVIADRVVNGAGRVANVDTLNLDAANISHDGVRIEVDEHLRSVSNPSVWVAGDALVNSAQLSPLATYEGRLVAHNIIHGPEKTPDYEATPSAVYTVPALSTVGLTEKQATEMGLDVAVTTNDMTGWFSGKSYSETVAWSKVLVDRKTDRVVSAHLVGHHGEDLIHLFSLAMKHAIPASDLKDTPMAFPTFASDVKNLF, translated from the coding sequence ATGAACAGTAAATTCGACATCGTCATCATAGGCGGCGGAAATGCCGGGTTCGGCGTTTCCGCAGTGGTGAGTGAAGCGGGAAAGTCCATAGCCTTTATTGAAGAACGGGACTTCGGCGGCACATGCCCGAACCGCGGCTGCACGCCGAAAAAAGTGCTCGTCGCCGCCGCCCATTCGCTGCACGAGATCGAGTTGGCTCATACACATGGCATTGATGTCGGTAAACCAAAGCTGAACTGGGAAAAGCTGATCGACCGCAAGGACGATATGATCGGCTTTATTCCGGATGCGATGAAGGGTGTTGCGGAAAAGCGGGGAAGCGTCTTTCGGGGCCACGCCAGATTTACCGGGCCGAATACCGTAGAGGTTGACGGCACATTGATCGAAGGCGAAAACATCGTGATCGCAACGGGCTCGAAACCGCGACCGCTCAATATTCCCGGCGCCGGATTGATGATCACGTCCGACGAGGTGCTTTCGGAAAAACAGCAACCGGACGAGGTGGTCTTTGTCGGCGGCGGCGTCATCGCCATGGAGTTCAGCCATGTCTATGCAAGGGCCGGTACAAAAGTGACCATCCTTGAAGCCATGCCGCAATTGCTGCCGCGCATGGATGAAGACGCGGTTGCCGCCATCCGGGCGGAAACCGAGCGCCTCGGCGTGACCATCAAGACTGATGTCAACGTCAGGGAAATCAGCACCTCCGGCGGACGGCTGAAAGTTGCCTACTCACATGACGGCGGTGACCATCAGGTCATTGCCGACCGTGTGGTGAATGGCGCTGGGCGCGTTGCTAATGTCGACACGCTCAACCTTGACGCTGCCAATATCAGCCATGACGGCGTCCGCATCGAGGTCGATGAGCATCTGCGTTCGGTTTCAAATCCGTCCGTCTGGGTCGCCGGCGATGCGCTGGTCAACTCGGCGCAGCTCTCGCCGCTGGCGACCTATGAAGGCCGGCTTGTCGCCCACAATATCATTCACGGTCCGGAAAAGACGCCGGACTATGAAGCCACGCCAAGCGCGGTCTACACCGTTCCGGCGTTGAGCACGGTTGGTCTGACGGAGAAACAGGCCACTGAAATGGGGCTGGATGTCGCCGTCACGACCAACGACATGACCGGATGGTTTTCCGGCAAGAGCTATAGCGAGACCGTCGCGTGGTCGAAGGTCCTGGTGGACAGGAAAACCGACCGTGTCGTTAGCGCTCATCTGGTTGGCCATCACGGGGAAGACCTTATTCACCTGTTCTCGCTGGCCATGAAACATGCAATCCCGGCGTCCGATCTGAAGGACACGCCAATGGCCTTCCCGACCTTTGCCTCGGACGTAAAAAACCTGTTCTGA
- a CDS encoding helix-turn-helix transcriptional regulator: MHNSRPMFLWSLFTLQVVCTFFFAGDILLDVLGVPESPGNESDVLETGVTICLVLGTAFTGWELRQLFRREERMRRQIDVASGAFADMLQREFDAWGLTEAEQSVALLGIKGYSISEIARLRETKEGTIKAQNASVYRKAGVTGRLQLLSHFVEDLMDDALIASATSKA; this comes from the coding sequence ATGCACAATTCCCGCCCCATGTTCCTATGGAGCCTGTTTACGCTTCAGGTCGTGTGCACATTCTTCTTTGCCGGTGACATACTTCTGGATGTCCTCGGCGTACCGGAATCACCCGGCAATGAAAGCGATGTGCTGGAGACGGGCGTTACGATCTGCCTTGTCCTCGGCACGGCGTTCACCGGCTGGGAACTGCGCCAGCTTTTCCGCCGCGAGGAGCGGATGCGCCGCCAGATCGACGTCGCCTCCGGCGCATTTGCCGACATGCTGCAAAGGGAATTCGACGCCTGGGGTTTGACCGAGGCGGAGCAATCCGTCGCGCTTCTCGGTATCAAAGGCTATTCGATCTCCGAAATCGCCCGGCTGCGCGAGACCAAGGAGGGGACGATCAAGGCGCAGAACGCGTCCGTTTACCGCAAAGCCGGTGTCACCGGCCGGTTGCAGCTTCTGTCGCATTTCGTCGAAGACCTGATGGACGATGCACTGATTGCCTCTGCCACGTCAAAGGCCTGA
- a CDS encoding L-2-amino-thiazoline-4-carboxylic acid hydrolase, which produces MSKSCTNALHASAVKDRGRIYLAVFRELSHRCGEAEAISVLQSASRAHGLEVGASLAHLAPRDFRGMLNTYFLGPDSATYSPQVNEISDTCLDVQFMTCPLKDGWLEMGCSDEEVCTLLKCATAFDDAVWEAAGFDYELESWAPGKPGCCRTRLRERPAQVTEDR; this is translated from the coding sequence ATGAGTAAGAGTTGCACCAACGCGCTTCATGCCAGCGCGGTGAAAGATCGTGGCAGGATTTACCTCGCCGTATTTCGCGAACTGTCGCACCGTTGCGGCGAGGCAGAGGCCATCAGCGTTTTGCAAAGCGCCAGCCGGGCGCACGGGCTGGAGGTCGGGGCGTCGCTGGCGCATCTCGCGCCTCGGGATTTTAGGGGCATGCTCAACACGTATTTTCTCGGCCCCGACAGCGCGACCTATTCGCCTCAGGTCAATGAAATCAGCGACACATGCCTTGATGTCCAGTTCATGACCTGCCCGCTCAAGGACGGGTGGCTGGAGATGGGGTGCAGCGATGAAGAGGTGTGTACGCTCCTGAAATGCGCGACGGCATTTGACGATGCTGTCTGGGAAGCGGCGGGGTTCGACTATGAGCTTGAATCCTGGGCACCCGGCAAGCCCGGCTGCTGCCGCACGCGATTGAGGGAAAGGCCCGCACAGGTCACAGAAGACCGCTGA
- the pstB gene encoding phosphate ABC transporter ATP-binding protein PstB, whose protein sequence is MNMMSEAAVEEAVGAKTEPQPPIKMQGRMVSVFYSGSQALFDVDLDVRKNQVTALIGPSGCGKSTFLRCLNRMNDTIDGCEVKGSITLDGADIYHPAVDVVELRASVGMVFQKPNPFPKSIYENIAYGPRIHGMANSKAGFDEIVETSLQRAGLFDEVKDRLNEPGTGLSGGQQQRLCIARAIAVNPEVILMDEPCSALDPIATAKVEELIDEIRQNYTIVIVTHSMQQAARVSQRTAMFHLGKLVEVGDTDKMFTNPDDQRTQDYITGRFG, encoded by the coding sequence ATGAATATGATGTCGGAAGCAGCAGTAGAAGAGGCGGTTGGTGCAAAAACCGAACCGCAGCCGCCCATAAAGATGCAGGGCCGCATGGTGAGCGTCTTTTACAGCGGTTCCCAGGCGCTCTTTGATGTGGACCTCGATGTCAGGAAAAATCAGGTCACGGCCCTCATCGGTCCGTCTGGCTGCGGCAAGTCCACCTTCCTGCGCTGTCTGAACCGGATGAACGACACGATTGACGGCTGCGAGGTCAAGGGAAGCATCACATTGGATGGCGCGGATATCTATCATCCGGCCGTTGATGTGGTGGAGCTGCGTGCCAGCGTCGGCATGGTCTTTCAAAAACCCAACCCGTTTCCGAAATCGATTTATGAGAATATCGCTTACGGCCCGCGTATTCACGGCATGGCCAACAGCAAGGCAGGGTTTGACGAGATTGTCGAAACCAGCCTGCAAAGAGCCGGCCTATTCGACGAGGTCAAGGACAGGCTCAACGAACCGGGAACCGGCCTTTCCGGCGGTCAGCAGCAGCGTCTCTGCATCGCCCGCGCCATTGCCGTCAACCCGGAAGTGATATTGATGGACGAGCCCTGTTCGGCGCTCGATCCGATCGCCACGGCCAAGGTCGAGGAGCTGATCGACGAGATACGCCAGAACTACACAATTGTCATTGTGACCCACTCCATGCAGCAGGCCGCGCGCGTCTCGCAGCGCACCGCCATGTTCCATCTGGGCAAGCTGGTCGAGGTCGGCGACACGGACAAGATGTTCACCAACCCCGACGATCAGCGTACCCAGGACTACATCACCGGCCGCTTCGGCTGA
- the phoB gene encoding phosphate regulon transcriptional regulator PhoB, which yields MAPQITVVEDEEALSVLLRYNLEAEGYEVDTVLRGDEAEIKLQERVPDLLILDWMLPGLSGIELCRRLRVRPETERLPIILLTARGEESERVRGLATGADDYVVKPFSTPELMARVRALLRRVKPETISTVLKAGDIELDRETHRVYRRGREIKLGPTEFRLLEFFMTSPTRVFSRSQLLDGVWGHDIYVDERTVDVHVGRLRKALNLANMRDVIRTVRGAGYSLET from the coding sequence ATTGCACCGCAAATCACCGTCGTTGAAGACGAAGAGGCGCTGAGCGTCCTGCTGCGTTACAATCTGGAAGCCGAAGGCTACGAGGTCGATACCGTCCTGCGCGGTGACGAGGCGGAGATCAAACTGCAGGAGCGGGTTCCCGATCTTCTGATCCTTGACTGGATGCTGCCCGGCCTCTCAGGTATCGAACTGTGTCGTCGTTTACGTGTCCGGCCGGAAACCGAGCGCCTGCCGATCATTCTCCTGACCGCGCGCGGCGAGGAAAGCGAACGGGTGAGGGGCCTTGCCACCGGCGCGGACGATTATGTCGTCAAGCCGTTCTCAACGCCCGAACTCATGGCCCGCGTGCGCGCCCTTTTACGCCGGGTCAAGCCGGAGACGATCTCGACGGTTTTGAAGGCCGGCGATATCGAACTCGACCGCGAGACCCATCGCGTCTACCGACGCGGCCGCGAGATCAAGCTCGGTCCGACCGAATTCCGCCTGCTGGAGTTCTTCATGACCTCGCCGACGCGTGTCTTCTCCCGCTCGCAGCTTCTCGACGGCGTCTGGGGCCACGATATCTATGTGGATGAACGCACCGTCGACGTCCATGTCGGTCGCCTGCGCAAGGCCCTCAACCTTGCCAATATGCGCGACGTTATTCGCACGGTCCGCGGTGCGGGCTATTCACTGGAAACGTGA
- a CDS encoding helix-turn-helix domain-containing protein yields MQPKSSLHLPPPYLASCMAAAILRDTRGAELSEQDRMNYFPASPLPAVTCVLSGTLHMAEGICDLETLRATPPMPAVSVTPPQATPILSWSPGPVAALTIGFYPDAWVSLGGAPGSKALPDGLKDLLALLSDADDIESRWDTFCQKLAPIWASARKTGHLADWPGSHRLADWSRHVLTRIALAAPAKSARTLERHVRRWTGQSRQSLDFYARIEDLHRLSVQAPAAPLAEMALDADFADQSHMGRALKRATGFSPARLNRLIETEEAFWCYRLMGERF; encoded by the coding sequence ATGCAACCGAAATCCAGCCTTCACCTGCCGCCGCCGTACCTTGCAAGCTGCATGGCCGCCGCCATTTTGCGCGACACGCGCGGGGCGGAGCTGAGCGAGCAAGACCGGATGAACTATTTCCCGGCTTCGCCTCTGCCGGCGGTGACCTGTGTGCTCTCCGGCACGCTGCATATGGCCGAAGGTATCTGCGATCTGGAGACCTTGCGCGCCACGCCGCCCATGCCTGCCGTCTCCGTCACCCCGCCGCAGGCGACGCCCATCTTGAGCTGGAGCCCCGGCCCGGTGGCGGCGCTTACCATCGGCTTTTATCCCGATGCCTGGGTAAGCCTTGGCGGCGCGCCGGGGAGTAAGGCCTTGCCGGACGGACTGAAAGACCTGCTGGCGCTTTTGAGCGATGCGGATGACATCGAAAGCCGGTGGGACACGTTCTGCCAAAAACTTGCCCCGATATGGGCGAGCGCCCGCAAGACCGGACATCTCGCCGACTGGCCGGGCTCCCACCGCCTTGCCGACTGGTCCCGCCATGTCCTCACCCGCATCGCCCTTGCCGCACCGGCAAAGAGCGCCCGCACGCTCGAACGGCATGTGCGCCGCTGGACCGGGCAATCGCGCCAATCGCTCGATTTCTACGCGAGGATCGAAGACCTCCACCGCCTCAGCGTTCAGGCCCCTGCCGCGCCGCTCGCCGAAATGGCCCTAGACGCCGATTTCGCCGACCAGTCCCATATGGGCCGCGCCCTCAAGCGCGCCACCGGCTTTTCCCCCGCCCGCCTCAATCGCCTGATCGAAACGGAAGAGGCCTTCTGGTGCTACCGGCTGATGGGTGAGCGGTTTTGA
- a CDS encoding LysR family transcriptional regulator produces MTYRLPSLNTLRAFEAAARHLSFTTAASELGVTAGAISQQVKKLEASLGVALFRRLPHGLLLTEEGEAYLPAISKAFDDLTEATEAIAPRINSRKFSVGICPKVRTMLPGNWPQHSEDLRRHVRDCIETSDIELVRTNAVDCLIRARGGPYGDLTLVVIPASSGPGELHFVCKPGLANCAQSQAIIDDLTRQVAP; encoded by the coding sequence ATGACTTACAGGCTTCCATCACTCAACACGCTGCGCGCCTTCGAAGCGGCCGCCAGACATTTGAGCTTTACGACCGCAGCAAGCGAACTCGGCGTCACCGCCGGCGCTATAAGCCAGCAGGTCAAGAAGCTGGAGGCGTCCCTCGGCGTGGCGCTGTTTCGACGCTTGCCGCATGGCCTGCTTTTGACTGAAGAGGGCGAGGCCTATCTGCCTGCGATCTCCAAGGCGTTTGATGATTTGACGGAAGCCACCGAAGCCATCGCCCCGCGCATCAACAGCAGGAAGTTTTCCGTTGGCATATGTCCGAAGGTCAGAACGATGCTGCCGGGAAATTGGCCGCAACACAGCGAAGACCTTCGCCGCCATGTGCGCGATTGTATCGAAACCAGCGACATCGAACTGGTGCGCACGAACGCGGTTGATTGCCTCATCAGAGCGCGCGGCGGCCCCTATGGAGATCTGACGCTGGTTGTTATTCCGGCTTCGTCCGGTCCTGGCGAACTGCATTTTGTCTGCAAGCCGGGCCTTGCCAATTGCGCGCAGTCACAGGCGATTATTGACGACCTGACCCGGCAGGTGGCGCCCTAG